One Kazachstania africana CBS 2517 chromosome 5, complete genome DNA window includes the following coding sequences:
- the KAFR0E03440 gene encoding pleiotropic drug resistance family ABC transporter (similar to Saccharomyces cerevisiae PDR5 (YOR153W) and PDR15 (YDR406W); ancestral locus Anc_5.500), producing the protein MYERSVSDSASTISGNSTDSIAQSDSHPYLGFDVNAEDQIRNLARTLTQNSFVSSNTNLSRITSNATAVSTGLSFIPTEGINPINDNEEPENYNSKLDPNSDDFSSKAWVKNMANIATSEPEYYKPYSLGCVWQNLAASGDSADVAYQSTFANLPLKLLGSLLRLCRPTKESEIFQILKPMDGCLNPGELLVVLGRPGSGCTTLLKSISSNTHGFNIAKDSTISYNGIIPKELKKYYRGEVVYQAESDVHLPHLTVYQTLVTVAKLKTPENRIKGVTREAFANHLADVAMATYGLLHTRDTKVGDEYVRGVSGGERKRVSIAEVWICGAKFQCWDNATRGLDSATALEFVRALKTQAEIANRTATVAIYQCSQDAYDLFDKVCVLYEGYQIFYGSTQKAKQYFLDMGYTCPPRQTTADFLTSITSPAERIVNQDFVNQGKNVPQTPKEMNDYWMQSQIYEELKDEINTVLNKDNVKNKEAMKESHIAKQSNKLRSTSPYVVNYGMQIKYLLTRNIWRMKNNPSITLFQVFGNSGIAFILGSMFYKVMLHTTTATFYYRGAAMFFAVLFNAFSALLEIFKLYEARPITEKHRTYALYHPSADAFASIISEIPPKIATAIMFNIVFYFLVNFRRTAGSFFFYFLISIVAVFAMSHLNRCIGALTKTLQEAMVPASLLLLALGMYTGFVIPRTKMLGWSRWIWYINPLAYLFESLMVNEFHDRWFPCSSFVPSGPAYQNISGTERVCSVVGARAGYDSVLGDDYINESFQYEHIHKWRGFGIGMAYIIFFLILYLILCELNEGAKQKGEMLVFPKAVVRRMKRQGQISDKNEREEEKYDVEKTGSANTYTTDSSMVRDTDVSTSPSYAHQGNKAASSNPSSINSTLAKDPTTVSEDYINLAKSESIFHWRDLCYDIKIKTETRRILNKVDGWVKPGTLTALMGASGAGKTTLLDCLAERVTMGVITGNIFVDGRLRDESFPRSIGYCQQQDLHLKTATVRESLRFSAYLRQPASVTKEEKDHYVEEVIKILEMETYADAVVGIPGEGLNVEQRKRLTIGVELAAKPKLLVFLDEPTSGLDSQTAWSTCQLMRKLANHGQAILCTIHQPSAILMQEFDRLLFLQKGGKTVYFGDLGKGCKTMIEYFEKHGAQACPPDANPAEWMLEVVGAAPGSHAKQDYYKVWRESDEYRSVQEELDHMEKELPLKTTEADSEQKKEFGTKIPYQFKLVSLRLFQQYWRTPDYLWSKFLLTIFNQLFIGFTFFKADRSLQGLQNQMLSMFMYTVILNPLIQQYLPSFVQQRDLYEARERPSRTFSWVSFFCAQIVVEVPWNILAGTISYCIYYYSVGFYNNASQANQLHERGALFWLLSCAYYVYIGSLALLTISFLEVADNAAHLASLMFSMALSFCGVMVQSSQMPGFWIFMYRVSPLTYFIDAFLSTGVANVDIECATYELVQFSPPSGETCGEYMEAYISYTGTGYLADPNSTTQCNFCSYSKTNSYLSQVGSAYYRRWRNYGIFLCYIIFNYVAGFFLYWLARVPKKTGKISGGAKN; encoded by the coding sequence ATGTATGAAAGAAGCGTTTCCGATTCAGCATCCACGATATCGGGAAATTCTACTGATTCTATTGCTCAGTCAGACTCCCATCCATACTTAGGTTTTGATGTAAATGCAGAAGACCAAATTAGAAATCTTGCAAGAACTCTAACACAAAACAGTTTTGTAAGTTCAAATACAAATTTATCTCGTATTACGAGTAATGCTACTGCAGTAAGCACAGGTTTATCCTTTATTCCTACCGAGGGAATAAATCCAATCAACGACAATGAAGAGCCAGAGAATTATAACTCAAAGCTAGATCCCAACAGTGACGATTTCTCAAGTAAAGCTTGGGTAAAGAATATGGCAAACATAGCCACCTCAGAGCCTGAGTATTACAAACCTTATTCGTTGGGTTGTGTTTGGCAGAATTTAGCGGCGTCTGGTGATTCTGCCGATGTTGCATATCAGTCTACTTTCGCTAATTTACCTCTCAAATTGCTTGGAAGTCTCCTTCGTCTTTGCAGACCAACTAAAGAATCcgaaatttttcagattttaaAACCTATGGATGGTTGTTTGAATCCAGGAGAACTTTTGGTAGTACTCGGCAGACCTGGATCTGGATGTACTACCCTCTTGAAATCAATCTCTTCAAATACTCACGGTTTTAACATTGCAAAAGATTCAACTATATCATATAATGGTATCATACCAAaggaattgaagaaatattatCGAGGTGAAGTTGTTTATCAAGCAGAGTCAGATGTACATTTACCACATTTGACTGTTTATCAAACTCTGGTTACAGTAGCCAAATTAAAAACCCCAGAAAACCGGATAAAAGGTGTGACGAGGGAAGCGTTCGCTAACCATTTGGCAGACGTCGCAATGGCAACTTACGGTTTATTACACACAAGAGATACCAAGGTGGGTGATGAATATGTCAGAGGTGTATCTGGTggtgaaagaaaaagagtaTCAATTGCCGAAGTATGGATCTGTGGGGCTAAATTCCAATGTTGGGATAATGCTACAAGAGGTTTAGATTCTGCCACAGCCCTGGAATTTGTACGTGCTTTAAAGACGCAAGCTGAAATTGCTAATAGGACGGCTACTGTGGCTATCTACCAATGCTCGCAAGATGCGTACGATTTATTCGATAAAGTATGTGTTTTATACGAGggatatcaaatattttatggTTCTACACAAAAAGCTAAACAATATTTCCTTGATATGGGATATACCTGTCCACCTCGTCAAACTACTGCCGATTTCTTGACTTCTATAACGAGTCCAGCAGAAAGAATTGTAAATCAAGATTTTGTAAACCAAGGTAAGAATGTCCCACAGACCCCCAAAGAAATGAATGATTACTGGATGCAATCCCAGAtatatgaagaattaaagGATGAGATTAACACTGTGttaaataaagataatgttaaaaataaagaggCCATGAAAGAATCACATATTGCAAAGCAGTCAAATAAATTAAGGTCTACTTCCCCTTATGTAGTCAACTATGGAATGCAAATCAAATATCTCCTAAcaagaaatatttggagAATGAAGAATAATCCCAGTATTACTTTATTCCAAGTCTTTGGTAATTCTGGGATTGCCTTTATTTTGGGATCAATGTTCTATAAAGTTATGCTCCACACTACCACAGCAACATTCTACTATCGCGGGGCAGCTATGTTCTTTGCCGTTCTATTTAATGCCTTCTCAGCcttattagaaatttttaaattataCGAAGCTAGGCCAATTACAGAAAAGCACAGGACATATGCATTATACCATCCAAGTGCCGATGCTTTTGCTTCAATTATTTCTGAAATCCCTCCTAAAATCGCAACTGCAATAATGTTCAATATAGTGTTTTACTTTCTTGTTAATTTTCGTCGTACTGCTGgtagtttcttcttttactTCTTAATAAGTATCGTTGCGGTTTTTGCGATGTCCCATCTTAATAGATGCATTGGTGCTTTGACTAAGACTCTTCAGGAGGCTATGGTTCCAGCATCACTGTTACTGTTGGCATTAGGTATGTATACCGGATTTGTTATTCCAAGGACAAAAATGCTCGGATGGTCAAGGTGGATATGGTATATTAATCCTCTCgcttatttatttgaatcgTTAATGGTCAATGAATTCCATGACAGATGGTTCCCTTGTAGTTCCTTTGTTCCAAGCGGTCCTgcttatcaaaatatatcagGGACTGAAAGAGTATGCAGTGTTGTAGGCGCCAGAGCTGGCTATGACAGTGTTCTAGGAGACGACTACATAAATGAGAGCTTTCAGTACGAGCATATCCATAAATGGAGGGGGTTTGGTATCGGTATGGCGTACATAATATTCTTTCTTATTCTATACTTGATTCTATGCGAACTTAATGAAGGTGCTAAGCAGAAAGGTGAAATGTTGGTCTTTCCTAAGGCTGTTGTAAGAAGAATGAAGAGGCAAGGTCAAATCAGCGATAAAAATGAGAGAGAGGAAGAAAAGTATGATGTCGAAAAGACAGGATCTGCAAATACTTACACGACTGACAGTTCTATGGTTAGAGACACAGATGTGAGTACCTCTCCATCTTATGCGCATCAAGGCAATAAAGCCGCGTCCAGTAATCCATCCTCCATTAATTCTACTCTGGCCAAGGACCCAACGACTGTTTCTGAAGATTACATCAACCTTGCAAAGTCTGAATCAATTTTCCATTGGAGAGATCTTTGTTATGAcattaaaataaaaactgAAACGAGACgtattttgaataaagtTGACGGTTGGGTCAAGCCCGGCACGTTAACCGCCTTAATGGGTGCATCTGGTGCTGGTAAGACTACATTGTTAGATTGTCTTGCCGAGAGAGTCACAATGGGTGTGATTACTGGTAATATTTTTGTGGATGGACGTCTACGTGACGAGTCGTTCCCCAGGTCCATTGGTTACTGCCAGCAACAGGATTTACATTTGAAGACTGCTACTGTTAGAGAGTCATTAAGGTTTTCGGCTTATTTACGTCAACCAGCGTCTGTGacaaaagaggaaaaggaCCATTACGTTGAAGAAGTTATCAAGATTCTGGAAATGGAGACGTATGCAGACGCAGTTGTTGGTATTCCGGGAGAGGGTTTGAATGTCGAACAGAGAAAGAGATTGACTATTGGTGTTGAACTTGCTGCTAAGCCAAAACTGCTAGTTTTCCTAGATGAACCGACATCTGGTTTGGATTCACAAACAGCATGGTCTACATGCCAATTGATGAGAAAACTAGCCAACCATGGTCAGGCCATTCTTTGTACTATCCACCAACCTTCTGCTATTTTGATGCAAGAATTTGACCGTCTGTTATTTTTGCAGAAAGGTGGTAAGACTGTTTATTTTGGAGATCTAGGTAAGGGCTGTAAGACAATGATTGAGTACTTCGAAAAGCATGGAGCACAAGCATGTCCACCGGATGCCAATCCAGCTGAATGGATGTTAGAGGTTGTTGGAGCAGCACCAGGATCACATGCCAAGCAAGATTATTACAAGGTCTGGAGAGAATCTGACGAGTATAGATCCGTTCAGGAAGAGCTGGATCATATGGAAAAAGAGCTACCTCTAAAAACTACAGAAGCTGACTCGGagcaaaagaaagagtTCGGCACAAAAATCCCATACCAATTTAAATTAGTTTCTCTCCGCTTATTCCAGCAATACTGGAGGACTCCAGATTATTTGTggtcaaaatttttactgACTATTTTTAATCAGCTTTTCATTGGTTtcacatttttcaaagcagaTCGTTCATTACAAGGGTTACAAAATCAGATGCTATCAATGTTCATGTACACTGTTATTCTCAATCCACTGATACAACAATATCTTCCTTCGTTTGTTCAGCAGAGAGATTTGTATGAAGCAAGAGAAAGACCTTCAAGAACGTTCTCTTGGGTCTCATTTTTCTGTGCACAAATTGTCGTAGAAGTACCATGGAATATACTAGCTGGCACGATTTCCTATTGTatctattattattctGTCGGATTCTATAATAATGCATCTCAAGCAAATCAATTACACGAAAGAGGAGCATTATTTTGGTTGTTAAGCTGTGCTTACTATGTGTACATAGGATCCTTGGCTTTACTTACAATTTCTTTCCTAGAAGTAGCTGACAACGCAGCCCATCTAGCAAGTTTGATGTTTTCTATGGCTCTTTCATTCTGTGGTGTAATGGTCCAATCCAGTCAAATGCCAGGATTTTGGATTTTCATGTATAGGGTGTCGCCTCTAACTTATTTTATTGACGCATTTCTATCAACTGGTGTCGCTAATGTTGATATAGAGTGTGCTACGTATGAATTAGTACAATTTTCTCCGCCATCAGGCGAAACTTGTGGAGAATACATGGAAGCGTACATTTCATATACGGGGACGGGTTACCTGGCAGACCCAAATTCGACGACTCAGTGTAATTTTTGCAGCTATTCCAAAACGAATAGTTATTTATCACAAGTGGGATCAGCATATTACAGAAGATGGAGGAACTATGGCATATTCTTATGTTACATAATTTTTAACTATGTGGCAGGTTTTTTCCTCTATTGGCTGGCTAGAGTTCCCAAAAAGACGGGGAAAATCTCTGGGGGGGCTAAAAACTAA